From a region of the Geothrix sp. 21YS21S-2 genome:
- a CDS encoding ATP-binding cassette domain-containing protein, which produces MRRFLLLRGAEVLIMAVLAAVPLAVTNPYALGLLTLLAIYGVLLIGLDVSVGYLGQINLGQVAFLGLGAYAAGIAVTRFGAGLVPALLAASLVGLVLGGILALPALRLDGPQFALATLSFSALTVTALNELEGLTGGAQGLSLVRPRLLGLPLESRGFYWLCLAALALVWITMRNLLGSHWGRAFEALRDSPIATDAMGVGTYRHKVAAFALGSGLGGLAGGLYAFNFQYLQPQIFTYDLMVILLLGVVLGGRKSLWGAFVGACVVVLLPNLLSDRRLFLALAFLGLLAALAAGVRNLVRRRTGAFQALAPVAATGLLAVGGLLVKNTEDWRKAIFALLLFAVVVGLPEGLMGFASRFLTGIFRVPPASLPPRAGLDEVLPQQQDRPGPVLEVKDLRRYFGGVKAVDGITFAVETGTIHGLIGPNGSGKSTLVNVVSGLYPPTGGEIRLRGSLITRLGMVPMARAGVARTFQNLQLFGELSALDNVLVALHGAFRMPLPLLIAGLGRAEERRAQADALALLALVGLESEARVRARDLTYGAQRFLEVARALARRPALLILDEPAAGLAHPDVLRLMEVIRKIHERGIAVLLIEHHMDVVSELCHYVTVMDGGRMLAEGSASEVKRDPRVLEAYLGVPREAAS; this is translated from the coding sequence ATGCGGCGCTTCCTCCTCCTCCGCGGCGCCGAGGTGCTGATCATGGCCGTGCTGGCGGCGGTGCCGCTGGCCGTGACCAACCCGTACGCCCTGGGACTCCTGACGCTCCTGGCCATCTACGGCGTCCTCCTCATCGGCCTGGACGTGTCGGTGGGCTACCTGGGCCAGATCAACCTGGGGCAGGTGGCCTTCCTGGGCCTGGGCGCCTACGCCGCGGGCATCGCGGTCACCCGGTTCGGCGCGGGCCTGGTCCCGGCCCTCCTGGCGGCCTCGCTCGTGGGCCTCGTGCTGGGCGGGATCCTGGCCCTGCCCGCCCTGCGCCTGGATGGGCCGCAGTTCGCCCTGGCGACCCTGAGCTTCTCGGCCCTCACCGTCACCGCCCTCAACGAACTGGAGGGGCTCACGGGCGGAGCCCAGGGCCTCAGCCTGGTCCGGCCGCGCCTCCTGGGGCTGCCCCTGGAGTCCCGGGGCTTCTACTGGCTCTGCCTGGCGGCCCTGGCCCTCGTGTGGATCACCATGCGCAACCTCCTGGGCTCCCACTGGGGACGCGCCTTCGAGGCCCTGAGGGACAGCCCCATCGCCACGGACGCCATGGGGGTGGGCACCTACCGCCACAAGGTGGCCGCCTTCGCCCTGGGCTCGGGGCTGGGGGGCCTGGCCGGGGGGCTCTACGCCTTCAACTTCCAGTACCTCCAGCCCCAGATCTTCACGTACGACCTCATGGTCATCCTGCTCCTGGGCGTGGTGCTGGGCGGCCGCAAGAGCCTGTGGGGCGCCTTCGTCGGGGCCTGCGTGGTGGTGCTCCTGCCCAACCTCCTTTCGGACCGCCGGCTCTTCCTGGCCCTGGCCTTCCTGGGTCTCCTGGCGGCGCTGGCCGCGGGGGTCCGGAACCTGGTCCGGCGGCGCACCGGCGCCTTCCAGGCCCTCGCGCCCGTGGCCGCCACGGGGCTCCTGGCCGTGGGCGGACTCCTGGTGAAGAACACCGAGGACTGGCGCAAGGCCATCTTCGCGCTCCTGCTGTTCGCGGTCGTGGTGGGCCTGCCCGAGGGTCTCATGGGCTTCGCCTCCCGCTTCCTGACGGGGATCTTCCGGGTTCCCCCCGCGTCCCTGCCGCCCCGGGCCGGGCTGGACGAGGTGCTGCCCCAGCAGCAGGACCGGCCGGGGCCGGTGCTGGAGGTGAAGGACCTCAGGCGCTACTTCGGGGGCGTCAAGGCGGTGGACGGCATCACCTTCGCGGTGGAGACCGGCACCATCCACGGCCTCATCGGCCCCAACGGCTCGGGCAAGAGCACCCTGGTGAACGTCGTGTCCGGCCTCTACCCGCCCACCGGCGGCGAGATCCGCCTGCGGGGCTCCCTCATCACGCGCCTGGGCATGGTGCCCATGGCCCGGGCGGGGGTGGCCCGCACCTTCCAGAACCTCCAGCTCTTCGGGGAGCTCAGCGCCCTGGACAACGTGCTCGTGGCGCTTCACGGCGCCTTCCGCATGCCCCTGCCGCTCCTGATCGCGGGCCTGGGGCGGGCCGAGGAGCGCCGGGCCCAGGCCGACGCCCTCGCCCTCCTGGCCCTGGTGGGCCTGGAGAGCGAGGCCCGGGTGCGCGCCCGGGACCTCACCTACGGCGCCCAGCGCTTCCTGGAGGTGGCCCGGGCCCTGGCCCGCAGGCCCGCGCTGCTCATCCTGGACGAGCCCGCCGCGGGCCTGGCCCACCCCGACGTGCTGCGCCTGATGGAGGTCATCCGGAAGATCCACGAGCGGGGCATCGCCGTCCTGCTCATCGAGCACCACATGGACGTGGTGAGCGAGCTCTGCCACTACGTGACCGTGATGGACGGGGGCCGCATGCTGGCCGAAGGCAGCGCCTCCGAGGTCAAGCGCGATCCCAGGGTGCTGGAAGCCTACCTGGGCGTGCCCCGGGAGGCCGCGTCATGA
- a CDS encoding aminodeoxychorismate/anthranilate synthase component II — MRVLLLDNLDSFTHNVARCLAEAGASVDVRRRDQVTLAGLLEADPDFLVLSPGPGAPEAATLALAAVRAFSGRIPILGVCLGHQVLAVAHGGRVERAPEPVHGKAFPVRHDGRGLFRGLPDPLEAGRYHSLVVTEAPGFEISARTPDGLVMAMRHRSLPLAGVQFHPDSFLTPLGPEIFRNALLGHL; from the coding sequence ATGCGCGTCCTGCTCCTGGACAACCTGGACTCCTTCACCCACAACGTGGCCCGCTGCCTCGCGGAGGCCGGGGCGTCGGTGGACGTGCGCCGGCGGGACCAGGTGACCCTGGCGGGCCTCCTGGAGGCGGACCCGGACTTCCTGGTGCTCTCCCCCGGCCCCGGGGCGCCGGAGGCGGCCACGCTGGCCCTGGCGGCGGTGCGGGCCTTTTCCGGCCGGATCCCCATCCTCGGGGTGTGCCTGGGGCACCAGGTGCTGGCCGTGGCCCACGGCGGCCGCGTGGAGCGGGCCCCGGAACCCGTGCACGGCAAGGCCTTCCCCGTCCGCCACGACGGCCGGGGGCTCTTCCGGGGGCTCCCGGACCCCCTGGAGGCGGGGCGCTACCACAGCCTCGTGGTGACCGAGGCCCCCGGCTTCGAGATCAGTGCCCGCACCCCGGACGGCCTCGTCATGGCCATGCGCCACCGCAGCCTGCCCCTGGCCGGGGTGCAGTTCCATCCCGATTCCTTCCTCACGCCCCTGGGCCCGGAGATCTTCCGCAATGCGCTCCTGGGACATCTCTGA
- a CDS encoding ABC transporter ATP-binding protein, which translates to MLRIENLHGGYGSVDVLQGVSLEVAQGSVVALIGANGAGKTTAMRLISGLLRPTRGTIVLDGKQVEGLDASRIARLGLAHSPEGRKVFGPLSTEDNLLLGAYTRLPRFLGFRRQAARDLEEAYERFPRLKERRRQQAGTLSGGEQQMLAIARALMARPKVLLLDEPSMGLAPVIIREVYEAIRRLKAEGTTLLLVEQFAVTAMEVADYAYVMERGRITVEGTREDLGRNERVVEAYLG; encoded by the coding sequence ATGCTGAGGATCGAGAACCTGCACGGCGGCTACGGCAGCGTGGACGTGCTCCAGGGCGTGTCGCTGGAAGTGGCCCAGGGCTCCGTGGTCGCCCTCATCGGCGCCAACGGCGCCGGCAAGACCACGGCCATGCGCCTGATCTCGGGCCTCCTGCGCCCGACCCGGGGCACCATCGTCCTGGACGGGAAGCAGGTGGAGGGCCTGGACGCCTCGCGCATCGCCCGCCTGGGCCTGGCCCACTCCCCCGAGGGCCGCAAGGTCTTCGGCCCGCTCTCCACCGAGGACAACCTCCTCCTGGGCGCCTACACGCGCCTGCCGCGCTTCCTGGGCTTCCGGCGCCAGGCCGCGCGGGACCTTGAGGAGGCCTACGAGCGCTTCCCCCGCCTCAAGGAGCGCCGCCGCCAGCAGGCCGGCACCCTCTCCGGGGGCGAGCAGCAGATGCTGGCCATCGCCCGGGCCCTCATGGCCCGCCCCAAGGTCCTGCTCCTGGACGAGCCCAGCATGGGCCTGGCCCCGGTCATCATCCGGGAGGTCTACGAAGCCATCCGCCGCCTCAAGGCCGAGGGCACGACGCTGCTCCTGGTGGAGCAGTTCGCCGTGACCGCCATGGAGGTGGCCGACTACGCCTACGTCATGGAGCGCGGCCGGATCACCGTGGAGGGGACGCGGGAGGACCTGGGGCGGAACGAGCGGGTGGTGGAGGCGTACCTGGGCTAG
- a CDS encoding DUF2164 domain-containing protein encodes MDIKLPKDLEQRLTGSIRRYITENFGEDVGDLKAAMFLKYCLEEIAPSVYNQAVADARTFMQEKLQDLEDVCFAHEEGYWTKGSGARGVPRRPDRR; translated from the coding sequence ATGGACATCAAGCTGCCCAAGGACCTGGAACAACGGCTCACCGGCTCGATCCGGCGCTACATCACCGAGAACTTCGGCGAGGACGTGGGCGACCTCAAGGCCGCGATGTTCCTCAAGTACTGCCTGGAGGAGATCGCCCCCAGCGTCTACAACCAGGCCGTCGCCGACGCCCGGACCTTCATGCAGGAGAAGCTCCAGGACCTGGAGGACGTCTGCTTCGCGCACGAGGAGGGCTACTGGACCAAGGGCTCCGGGGCCAGGGGCGTCCCGCGCAGGCCCGACCGGCGCTGA
- a CDS encoding branched-chain amino acid ABC transporter permease: MAVSGALMGLVYALIAYGFQLTYATSRSLNFGQGELVMVSAFVALTFTNLGLPYGLMVPCALAFGALAGLAVERAAVRLALQQKSEGWIMLTIILGLFMLSASENIWGRDDRPFPTPIPSEAVRILGIEVTPLELSVAAGALAVMGLIEVFKRTTLQGKAFEAVSADPEAAELMGISSRRIVMLSYGLSGAVAALAGILVSPITTVGPTMGAVLVLKAFSVAVVAGLDSGFGVVLVGMALGAIESLASFYLGSGWREAPGLVLLILTLAARPYGLFGRAAIRKV; encoded by the coding sequence ATGGCCGTGAGCGGGGCCCTCATGGGCCTCGTGTACGCGCTCATCGCCTACGGGTTCCAGCTCACGTACGCCACCAGCAGGAGCCTCAACTTCGGCCAGGGGGAACTGGTGATGGTGTCGGCCTTCGTGGCCCTCACGTTCACCAACCTCGGCCTGCCCTACGGACTCATGGTCCCCTGCGCCCTGGCGTTCGGGGCGCTGGCCGGGCTCGCGGTGGAGCGGGCCGCCGTGCGCCTGGCCCTGCAGCAGAAGTCCGAGGGCTGGATCATGCTCACCATCATCCTGGGCCTGTTCATGCTCTCGGCCTCGGAGAACATCTGGGGCCGGGACGACCGCCCCTTTCCCACGCCGATCCCCTCCGAGGCCGTGCGCATCCTGGGCATCGAGGTCACGCCCCTGGAACTGTCCGTGGCCGCGGGGGCGCTGGCGGTCATGGGGCTGATCGAGGTCTTCAAGCGCACCACCCTGCAGGGCAAGGCCTTCGAGGCGGTCAGCGCGGACCCCGAGGCCGCCGAGCTCATGGGCATCTCCTCGCGGCGCATCGTCATGCTCAGCTACGGGCTGTCGGGGGCCGTCGCGGCGCTGGCGGGCATCCTGGTCTCGCCCATCACCACCGTGGGGCCCACCATGGGGGCCGTGCTGGTGCTCAAGGCCTTCTCCGTGGCCGTGGTGGCGGGCCTGGACTCGGGCTTCGGGGTGGTCCTGGTGGGCATGGCCCTGGGCGCGATCGAGAGCCTGGCCAGCTTCTACCTGGGCAGCGGCTGGCGCGAGGCGCCGGGTCTCGTCCTCCTCATCCTCACCCTGGCCGCGCGCCCCTACGGGCTTTTCGGCAGGGCCGCCATCCGGAAGGTGTGA
- a CDS encoding ABC transporter substrate-binding protein, protein MALRSLSPLVLSLVVLPLAGADTVKIALTGPFSGGSAPMGTSMRDGAKLAIAEINAAGGIQVGGAKLKIEALERDDEAKNERGALIAQELASMPGLAGVLGSVNTGVVMAGDKHYQEKGITKIITPAAGSLSMTQWSQAGVKDLSIFRFAAHDGIQSSMVVAEAQRRGFEKVALLYDSTNYGVSGRDDLVREIAAQGGKLKIIASEKFNIGDKDMTAQLLKAKSGGAQAVLIWGIGPELAAVANGMAKLGLKVPLIGGWTLSMSNFIDNAGKNGNGTLMPQTFIEEPINPRVKGFIESFHKAYNVTRMASPVSAAQGYDAVLIFAAAVKQAQSTDTHRIKEALEDLKEPVKGVIATWVRPYAKWDPAREETHEAFRKEQTVMGMVMDGKVVFGNPADRERLARADKPVPPSAPFKGKKKP, encoded by the coding sequence ATGGCCCTTCGTTCGCTTTCGCCGCTGGTCCTTTCGCTTGTGGTCCTGCCCCTCGCGGGTGCCGACACCGTCAAGATCGCCCTCACCGGGCCCTTCTCCGGAGGCTCGGCCCCCATGGGCACCTCGATGCGGGACGGGGCCAAGCTGGCCATCGCGGAGATCAACGCCGCCGGCGGGATCCAGGTGGGCGGGGCGAAGCTGAAGATCGAGGCGCTCGAGCGCGACGACGAGGCCAAGAACGAGCGGGGAGCCCTCATCGCCCAGGAACTCGCCAGCATGCCCGGCCTCGCCGGGGTCCTGGGCTCGGTGAACACCGGCGTCGTCATGGCGGGGGACAAGCATTACCAGGAGAAAGGCATCACCAAGATCATCACGCCGGCCGCGGGTTCGCTGTCCATGACCCAGTGGTCCCAGGCGGGGGTGAAGGACCTCTCGATCTTCCGGTTCGCGGCCCACGACGGCATCCAGTCCTCCATGGTGGTGGCCGAGGCGCAGCGCCGCGGCTTCGAGAAGGTGGCCCTGCTCTACGATTCCACCAACTACGGCGTGTCGGGCCGGGACGACCTGGTGCGCGAGATCGCCGCCCAGGGCGGCAAGCTCAAGATCATCGCCTCCGAGAAGTTCAACATCGGCGACAAGGACATGACCGCCCAGCTCCTGAAGGCCAAGAGCGGCGGCGCCCAGGCCGTGCTCATCTGGGGCATCGGCCCCGAACTGGCCGCGGTGGCCAACGGCATGGCCAAGCTGGGGCTGAAGGTGCCGCTGATCGGGGGCTGGACGCTCTCCATGTCCAATTTCATCGACAATGCCGGCAAGAACGGCAACGGCACCCTCATGCCCCAGACCTTCATCGAGGAGCCCATCAACCCCCGCGTGAAGGGCTTCATCGAGAGCTTCCACAAGGCCTACAACGTCACCCGCATGGCCTCGCCGGTGTCGGCGGCCCAGGGCTACGACGCGGTGCTGATCTTCGCGGCGGCCGTCAAGCAGGCCCAGAGCACCGACACCCACCGGATCAAGGAGGCCCTGGAGGACCTGAAGGAGCCGGTGAAGGGCGTCATCGCCACCTGGGTGCGGCCCTACGCCAAGTGGGATCCCGCCCGGGAGGAGACCCACGAGGCCTTCCGGAAGGAGCAGACCGTCATGGGCATGGTGATGGACGGCAAGGTGGTCTTCGGCAACCCCGCCGACAGGGAGCGCCTGGCCCGGGCCGACAAGCCCGTGCCGCCCTCGGCGCCCTTCAAGGGCAAGAAGAAGCCCTGA
- a CDS encoding ATP-binding protein, producing MLLRALSALFHRTLRAPASGEGDVAFWRLRILELMLGAGAALGPLVLVPSFLLALKVRFWSVAAADVAAYAWILAAALSPKWSYRSRAWGILALIYLLSLVLLTRLGSAGAGMLWIGALPVLAAILLNPRAAAVCWGLALATLAGCALAVRAGAMVTGPMGGGPADAFATWVVVSVNALFLSAFIALPTALLLRGLEHTHRALSREEERFTKAFQLSHEPIAISRRSDNRFLDVNESWCRVYGWTREEVLGRTSTDLGIWNAGEDRQRLRAELEATGGIAPRAMELRRKDGAVLPVLLSAKVLDLEGEACLLTLSQDLTATRAAEAERRRLEAELQHAQKLESLGSLAGGVAHDMNNILAAIIGLGSALQEKYAHDAPLARALETILGAGERGRRLVRGLTDFARKGLDDPRPVDLNELVRLQIELLRGTTLARIEISTQLDPDLPAVLGEPSSLGNALMNLCVNAMDAMPQGGGLAFCTGVDAQGRVVLAVEDTGEGMPPEVAARAMEPFFTTKPVGKGTGLGLAGVYGTVKAHGGTLEIESRVGQGTRVILCFPALAPVAGSGSGPAGAPQEREGPPLRILLVDDDPIILETLPSVLGFLGHTVLTAARGQEALDRIGAGLDVDLVVLDHNMPGLSGAETLVRLKELRGTLPVILSTGFLESGVEDLVRSLPGVWLLNKPYALPALRQKLRAVQELR from the coding sequence ATGCTCCTTCGCGCCCTCAGCGCCCTCTTCCACCGCACCCTGCGGGCCCCCGCCTCCGGTGAGGGCGATGTGGCCTTCTGGCGCCTGAGGATCCTGGAGCTGATGCTGGGGGCCGGAGCCGCGCTGGGCCCCCTGGTCCTGGTGCCCAGCTTCCTCCTGGCCCTGAAGGTGCGCTTCTGGAGCGTCGCGGCCGCGGACGTGGCGGCCTACGCCTGGATCCTGGCCGCGGCCCTGTCGCCGAAGTGGAGCTACCGGTCCCGGGCCTGGGGCATCCTGGCCCTGATCTACCTCCTTTCGCTGGTGCTCCTCACGCGCCTGGGCTCGGCGGGCGCGGGCATGCTCTGGATCGGGGCCCTGCCGGTGCTGGCCGCCATCCTCCTGAACCCGCGGGCCGCGGCCGTCTGCTGGGGGCTGGCCCTGGCCACCCTGGCCGGGTGCGCCCTGGCGGTTCGCGCGGGGGCCATGGTCACCGGACCCATGGGGGGAGGTCCCGCCGACGCCTTCGCCACCTGGGTGGTGGTCTCGGTGAACGCCCTGTTCCTCAGCGCCTTCATCGCGCTGCCCACCGCGCTCCTCCTCCGGGGCCTGGAGCACACCCACCGGGCCCTGTCCCGGGAGGAGGAGCGCTTCACCAAGGCCTTCCAGCTCTCCCACGAACCCATCGCCATCAGCCGGCGCTCCGACAACCGGTTCCTGGACGTGAACGAATCCTGGTGCCGGGTCTACGGCTGGACCCGGGAGGAGGTGCTGGGCAGGACCTCGACGGATCTGGGCATCTGGAACGCGGGGGAGGACCGCCAGCGGCTCCGGGCGGAGCTGGAGGCCACGGGCGGGATCGCGCCCCGCGCCATGGAGCTCCGCCGCAAGGACGGCGCTGTGCTGCCGGTGCTCCTGTCGGCCAAGGTGCTGGACCTGGAGGGCGAGGCCTGCCTCCTGACCCTGAGCCAGGACCTCACCGCGACCCGGGCCGCCGAGGCCGAGCGGCGCCGGCTGGAGGCGGAGCTGCAGCACGCCCAGAAGCTCGAGAGCCTGGGAAGCCTGGCCGGGGGCGTGGCCCACGACATGAACAACATCCTGGCCGCCATCATCGGCCTGGGGTCGGCCCTCCAGGAGAAGTACGCCCACGACGCCCCCCTGGCCCGGGCCCTGGAGACCATCCTGGGCGCGGGGGAGCGTGGCCGCAGGCTGGTGCGGGGCCTGACGGACTTCGCCCGCAAGGGCCTGGACGACCCCCGGCCCGTGGACCTCAACGAGCTGGTGCGCCTCCAGATCGAGCTGCTGCGCGGCACCACGCTGGCGCGCATCGAGATCTCCACGCAGCTGGATCCGGACCTCCCGGCGGTGCTGGGCGAGCCCTCCTCGCTGGGCAACGCCCTGATGAACCTCTGCGTCAACGCCATGGACGCCATGCCCCAGGGCGGCGGGCTCGCGTTCTGCACCGGGGTGGACGCCCAGGGGCGGGTGGTGCTGGCGGTGGAGGACACCGGGGAAGGGATGCCCCCGGAGGTGGCGGCCCGGGCCATGGAGCCGTTCTTCACCACCAAGCCCGTGGGCAAGGGCACCGGACTGGGGCTGGCGGGGGTCTACGGCACGGTGAAGGCCCACGGCGGCACCCTGGAGATCGAGAGCCGCGTGGGGCAGGGCACGCGGGTCATCCTGTGCTTCCCGGCCCTTGCGCCGGTGGCGGGAAGCGGTTCCGGCCCGGCGGGGGCGCCCCAGGAGCGCGAGGGGCCGCCCCTGAGGATCCTCCTGGTGGACGACGACCCGATCATCCTGGAGACCCTTCCCTCCGTCCTGGGCTTCCTGGGCCACACCGTCCTCACCGCCGCCCGGGGCCAGGAGGCCCTGGACCGGATCGGGGCGGGCCTCGACGTGGACCTGGTGGTCCTGGACCACAACATGCCCGGCCTCAGCGGCGCCGAGACCCTGGTCCGGCTCAAGGAGCTGCGCGGGACGCTGCCGGTGATCCTGTCCACCGGTTTCCTGGAATCCGGCGTGGAGGACCTGGTCCGGAGCCTTCCCGGTGTCTGGCTGCTCAACAAGCCCTACGCGCTGCCGGCCCTCCGGCAGAAGCTCCGGGCCGTGCAGGAGTTGCGCTAG
- a CDS encoding anthranilate synthase component I family protein → MRSWDISETWQARACVLDEAAFFEDLPATPFAFLYGEGRWLILGEDPLLELEDLAPGELRFHRRGEAPEVLPDLVALAAYEHGYALDPALPAPPPHGDPVPDVRLTLHRRMRVYDRARGVLHTAVREGVPAGPARHSLGRGAWRARKTGDTEDAASHMAKVARIREEIARGNVYQANLTRQETWAFEGALDRLARRLHAANPAPYSALVADPLWTLVSSSPECFLRIGGGRLLTRPIKGTAPRHGDPARDLAAARDLLASAKDRSELAMIVDLLRNDLGRFCAPPPVRVDAFALLESYANVHHLAADVSGTLPPSWTFGELLASLFPGGSITGCPKMAAMALIRELEPAPRRLYTGTLGWLRSDLGQGEFAILIRSAWAAGSELRFGVGGGVVWDSDPAAEYEETVHKGRSLVQCLRS, encoded by the coding sequence ATGCGCTCCTGGGACATCTCTGAAACCTGGCAGGCGCGGGCCTGCGTCCTGGACGAGGCGGCGTTCTTCGAGGACCTGCCGGCCACCCCCTTCGCGTTCCTGTACGGCGAGGGCCGCTGGCTGATCCTCGGGGAGGACCCCCTGCTGGAGCTGGAGGACCTGGCCCCCGGGGAGCTGCGCTTCCACCGCCGGGGGGAGGCCCCGGAGGTGCTTCCCGACCTGGTGGCCCTGGCGGCCTACGAGCACGGCTACGCCCTGGACCCCGCCCTGCCGGCCCCGCCCCCGCACGGGGATCCCGTCCCCGACGTGCGCCTGACCCTCCACCGGAGGATGCGGGTGTACGACCGCGCCCGGGGCGTGCTCCACACCGCGGTCCGCGAAGGCGTCCCGGCCGGCCCGGCCCGGCATTCCCTGGGCCGGGGGGCCTGGCGCGCCCGGAAGACCGGGGACACCGAGGACGCGGCCTCCCACATGGCCAAGGTGGCCCGCATCCGCGAGGAGATCGCCCGCGGCAACGTGTACCAGGCGAACCTCACCCGCCAGGAGACCTGGGCCTTCGAGGGCGCCCTGGACCGGCTCGCGCGCAGGCTCCACGCCGCCAACCCGGCGCCGTACTCCGCCCTGGTGGCCGACCCGCTGTGGACCCTCGTCTCGTCGAGCCCCGAGTGCTTCCTTCGCATCGGCGGGGGCCGCCTCCTCACGCGCCCCATCAAGGGCACCGCCCCGCGCCACGGCGACCCCGCCCGGGACCTGGCCGCCGCCCGGGACCTCCTGGCCTCGGCCAAGGACCGCTCCGAGCTGGCCATGATCGTGGACCTGCTGCGCAACGACCTGGGCCGGTTCTGCGCGCCGCCCCCGGTGCGGGTGGACGCCTTCGCCCTGCTGGAGAGCTACGCCAACGTGCACCACCTGGCGGCCGACGTCTCCGGAACGCTGCCTCCGTCCTGGACGTTCGGAGAGCTGCTGGCGTCCCTTTTCCCCGGGGGCTCCATCACGGGCTGCCCGAAGATGGCGGCCATGGCCCTCATCCGGGAGTTGGAGCCCGCCCCGCGCCGCCTCTACACCGGGACCCTGGGCTGGCTGCGCAGCGACCTGGGGCAGGGGGAATTCGCCATCCTCATCCGCTCGGCCTGGGCCGCGGGATCCGAGCTGCGCTTCGGCGTGGGCGGCGGCGTGGTGTGGGACTCGGACCCCGCCGCGGAGTACGAGGAGACCGTGCACAAGGGAAGGAGCCTCGTCCAATGCTTACGCTCGTGA
- a CDS encoding aminotransferase class IV, whose product MLTLVTDTRVDLAGSALRFGAGLFETVRVQGGRARWLPLHLERLAAGCSFLGLDAPPPDLEARLDLPREGVLRLLAADGRLLAWTGPLEPAPGRDLRIGLSRGILRHPGPLTRFKTTSYLENHLLQAEAGARGLDEVLAPTPAGRLSDGGRSTLLALVDGALLTPPLEDGALPGIGRRVLLDAGLAREASLAWEDLARARALGLVSALRGLRTVAEAEGLAFAPVPGALREAADALSW is encoded by the coding sequence ATGCTTACGCTCGTGACGGATACCCGCGTCGACCTGGCCGGGAGCGCCCTGCGCTTCGGGGCGGGCCTCTTCGAGACGGTCCGCGTCCAGGGGGGGCGCGCCCGGTGGCTCCCGCTGCATCTGGAGCGGCTGGCCGCGGGCTGCTCCTTCCTGGGCCTGGACGCGCCCCCGCCGGACCTGGAGGCGCGCCTCGACCTGCCCCGGGAGGGGGTCCTGCGGCTCCTGGCCGCCGACGGGCGCCTCCTGGCCTGGACCGGCCCCCTGGAGCCCGCGCCCGGCCGGGACCTGCGCATCGGCCTGAGCCGCGGGATCCTGCGGCACCCGGGCCCCCTCACCCGGTTCAAGACCACCAGCTACCTGGAGAACCACCTGCTCCAGGCCGAGGCGGGGGCCCGCGGCCTGGACGAGGTGCTGGCGCCGACGCCCGCGGGGCGCCTCAGCGACGGCGGCCGCAGCACGCTTCTGGCCCTGGTGGACGGCGCCCTCCTGACGCCCCCCCTGGAGGACGGCGCCCTGCCGGGCATCGGGCGCCGGGTGCTGCTGGACGCGGGCCTGGCGCGGGAGGCGTCCCTGGCCTGGGAGGATCTGGCCCGGGCCCGGGCCCTGGGCCTGGTGAGCGCCCTGCGCGGCCTGCGTACCGTGGCGGAGGCGGAAGGCCTGGCCTTCGCGCCGGTCCCCGGCGCCCTCCGGGAGGCCGCCGATGCCCTATCCTGGTAG